A window of the Streptomyces luomodiensis genome harbors these coding sequences:
- a CDS encoding glycoside hydrolase family 127 protein, with protein sequence MRPVSAVHITGGLLRQWQRRNSEATIPHTIKQLRAAGNVANLERLLAEKPPPYRGRYPFLDTDLYKTLEGLAYEIGAGTAPTGAQEFFDEVVGLLEQVQSEDGYLNSRFQDPDAPKQPWEDIAWGHELYTLGHLIQAAVAANRRMGDGRLLAVAVKFADLVVARFGVGGEEVTCGHPEVEMALVELFRETSNRDYLVQAQLFVDRRGRGHLKHSIFPPEYFQDHLPFRDLPSVTGHAVRMAYLAAGATDVYLETRDRSLLQTLERLWDDMVATKLYLTGGLGSRHSDEAIGDRYELPSERSYSETCAAIATMQWAWRMFLATGGATYLDVFERVLFNAYAVGLSLDGRAFFYDNPLQRRPDHEQRSGAESGGELLRRSWFGCPCCPPNIVRWMAQLGDYMAAERGDTLFVAAYAEARIETDALTLTMETAYPWDGDVRLVIDRAPGRSYALALRVPAWTKDVTLAVNGEAVTAAPRDGWLTVEREWAVGDEVRLGLPMSVRAHGSHPYLDATRGAVAVTRGPLVYCVEQQDSPANLDDLVLGVPQIIDAHAEMNQDLLPGAITLRLAADVIPPSSAELYPELPAEPVSPQATAPVTLTPYFLWGNRRPEAMRVWVRSR encoded by the coding sequence GTGCGTCCCGTCTCGGCGGTCCACATCACCGGCGGGCTGCTCCGTCAGTGGCAGCGGAGGAACAGCGAGGCGACCATCCCGCACACCATCAAGCAGCTGCGCGCCGCGGGCAATGTTGCCAACCTCGAGCGCCTGCTGGCGGAGAAGCCTCCGCCCTACCGGGGCCGGTACCCGTTCCTGGACACCGACTTGTACAAGACACTCGAAGGACTGGCGTACGAGATCGGCGCCGGCACCGCTCCAACCGGTGCGCAAGAGTTCTTCGACGAGGTCGTCGGGCTGCTGGAACAGGTCCAGTCCGAGGACGGTTATCTCAACTCCCGTTTTCAGGACCCCGACGCCCCCAAGCAGCCCTGGGAGGACATCGCTTGGGGGCACGAGCTGTACACCTTGGGCCACCTGATCCAGGCCGCCGTGGCGGCCAACCGCAGGATGGGCGACGGCCGGTTGCTCGCGGTGGCGGTGAAGTTCGCCGACCTGGTGGTGGCGCGGTTCGGTGTGGGCGGCGAGGAGGTCACCTGCGGCCATCCCGAGGTGGAGATGGCTCTGGTCGAGCTGTTCCGGGAGACCTCGAACCGTGACTACCTCGTCCAGGCGCAGCTGTTCGTGGACCGGCGCGGCCGAGGGCACCTGAAACACAGCATCTTCCCGCCCGAGTACTTTCAGGACCACCTGCCCTTCCGTGACCTGCCCTCGGTCACTGGGCACGCCGTGCGTATGGCGTACCTGGCCGCGGGCGCGACCGACGTGTACCTGGAGACCAGGGACCGCTCGCTGCTTCAGACGCTGGAGCGGCTCTGGGACGACATGGTCGCCACCAAGCTCTACCTCACCGGCGGACTGGGCAGCCGCCACTCGGACGAGGCGATCGGCGACCGGTACGAACTGCCGTCCGAGCGTTCCTACAGCGAGACCTGCGCCGCCATCGCCACCATGCAGTGGGCATGGCGCATGTTCCTGGCCACCGGCGGTGCCACATACCTGGACGTCTTCGAACGGGTGCTGTTCAACGCCTACGCCGTGGGCCTCTCGCTGGACGGCAGGGCCTTCTTCTACGACAACCCGCTCCAGCGCCGCCCGGACCACGAACAGCGCAGCGGCGCGGAGAGCGGCGGTGAGCTGCTGCGCCGGTCCTGGTTCGGCTGCCCATGCTGCCCACCGAACATCGTCCGGTGGATGGCGCAGCTCGGCGACTACATGGCCGCGGAGCGCGGAGACACGCTCTTCGTCGCCGCCTACGCCGAGGCGCGCATCGAGACGGACGCCCTGACGCTGACGATGGAGACGGCCTACCCCTGGGACGGCGACGTGCGGCTGGTCATTGACCGGGCGCCCGGCCGGTCGTACGCGCTGGCCCTGCGCGTCCCGGCCTGGACCAAGGACGTAACCCTGGCAGTCAACGGCGAGGCGGTGACGGCGGCCCCGCGCGACGGCTGGCTCACCGTGGAGCGGGAGTGGGCGGTTGGAGACGAGGTGCGGCTCGGCCTGCCGATGTCGGTCAGGGCACACGGCTCGCACCCCTACCTGGACGCCACCCGCGGCGCGGTGGCCGTCACCCGCGGTCCGCTGGTCTACTGCGTCGAGCAGCAGGACTCCCCGGCAAACCTGGACGACTTGGTCCTTGGCGTACCCCAAATCATCGACGCGCACGCCGAGATGAACCAGGACCTGCTGCCCGGAGCAATCACCCTACGGTTGGCGGCGGACGTGATTCCCCCATCCTCTGCCGAGCTGTATCCGGAGCTGCCGGCCGAACCCGTTTCGCCGCAGGCGACGGCGCCCGTGACCCTCACCCCCTACTTCCTGTGGGGCAACCGCAGGCCTGAGGCCATGCGGGTGTGGGTCAGGTCCCGGTGA
- a CDS encoding ABC transporter substrate-binding protein — MRRSAALAAAVTATALTLTACQGGGPATSAGGQRAAQGGTVHILATADFSHLDPVRGWDGGVNNFYRLIYRGLTTFGAAPGKKGTKIVADLATNTGTPSDDAKTWTFTLKDGLSFENGTPITSEAVKFGVERAWDPEAGIGSPYAKLLIDAPKDYRGPYRSGDLHSIETPDARTIVFHLKKRYPDFPSALALPNFTPFPKGTGAGDAFDTRPIASGPYKVAGYQRGSSLKLVRNPHWKKETDPVRAAKPDSYAWTFGLDAATIDERLLAGQGTDADAIGGTMQAATVARIQTPQLKARTLSGLAGCTTYMGLNTTRKHLSDVRVRQAINYAINKDNVVAGLGGSLLAKKATSIEPPTIRGRKDYDLYPYNVAKAKQLLAEAGLAKGFTMTLDTRPVPKMQAVAVAIQESLKHIDIDVKINNIDTSSFYEVIGTPSRQHDAAVTGWCPDWASGATFLPPLFDGRNIAPKGNQNISQLDDKKINERIDEIAAVTNVAAADAAYGELDQMIMERAPIVPLTYDKVVTVMGENVAGAYLSDAYSGGIDLVSVGLKDPGK, encoded by the coding sequence ATGAGGAGATCGGCAGCTCTCGCCGCCGCGGTGACGGCCACCGCGCTGACACTCACCGCCTGCCAAGGCGGCGGTCCCGCGACCTCCGCCGGCGGGCAGCGGGCGGCCCAGGGCGGCACCGTCCACATCTTGGCTACCGCGGACTTCTCCCACCTGGATCCGGTGCGCGGCTGGGACGGCGGCGTCAACAACTTCTACCGGCTCATCTACCGGGGCCTGACCACCTTCGGTGCCGCCCCCGGCAAGAAGGGAACCAAGATCGTCGCCGACCTCGCCACCAACACCGGCACCCCGTCCGACGACGCGAAGACCTGGACCTTCACGCTCAAGGACGGCCTCTCCTTCGAGAACGGCACCCCGATCACCAGCGAGGCCGTGAAATTCGGCGTCGAACGCGCCTGGGACCCCGAGGCCGGTATCGGCTCGCCGTATGCCAAGCTGCTCATCGACGCACCCAAGGACTATCGGGGCCCCTACCGGAGTGGCGACCTCCACTCGATCGAGACCCCGGACGCCAGGACGATCGTCTTCCACCTCAAGAAGCGTTACCCGGACTTCCCCAGCGCGCTCGCCCTGCCGAACTTCACCCCCTTCCCCAAGGGCACCGGGGCGGGGGATGCCTTCGACACCAGGCCCATAGCGTCCGGCCCGTACAAGGTGGCCGGCTACCAGCGCGGCTCCTCGCTCAAGCTGGTGCGCAACCCCCACTGGAAGAAGGAGACCGACCCGGTCCGTGCCGCCAAGCCGGACTCCTACGCGTGGACCTTCGGCCTGGACGCCGCCACCATCGACGAGCGGCTGCTCGCCGGGCAGGGCACCGACGCCGACGCCATCGGTGGCACGATGCAGGCGGCGACCGTGGCCCGGATCCAGACCCCGCAGCTCAAGGCGCGCACGTTGAGCGGCCTGGCCGGCTGCACCACCTATATGGGTCTGAACACCACGAGGAAGCACCTGAGCGACGTGCGGGTGCGCCAAGCGATCAACTACGCGATCAACAAGGACAACGTGGTGGCCGGGCTGGGCGGCAGTCTCCTGGCGAAGAAGGCGACCTCGATCGAGCCGCCGACCATCCGCGGCCGGAAAGACTACGACCTGTACCCGTACAACGTGGCGAAGGCCAAGCAACTCCTGGCCGAGGCCGGGCTCGCCAAGGGCTTCACCATGACCCTGGACACCCGCCCGGTGCCGAAGATGCAGGCGGTCGCGGTGGCGATCCAAGAGTCCCTGAAGCACATCGACATCGACGTCAAGATCAACAACATCGACACCTCCAGCTTCTACGAGGTGATCGGCACACCGTCGCGCCAGCACGACGCCGCCGTCACCGGCTGGTGCCCCGACTGGGCCTCCGGTGCCACGTTCCTGCCGCCGCTCTTCGACGGCCGGAACATCGCGCCCAAGGGCAACCAGAACATCTCCCAGCTCGACGACAAGAAGATCAACGAGCGCATCGACGAGATCGCCGCGGTGACCAACGTCGCGGCGGCTGATGCCGCGTATGGCGAACTGGACCAGATGATCATGGAGCGGGCGCCCATCGTGCCACTGACCTACGACAAGGTCGTCACCGTCATGGGGGAGAACGTCGCGGGCGCCTACCTGTCCGACGCCTACTCAGGCGGCATCGATCTGGTCTCCGTCGGTCTGAAGGACCCGGGCAAGTAA
- a CDS encoding ABC transporter permease has product MSTTAPIRRVTSGPEAGAQGPPTWAGRRVLHTLLHDRGAVLSAGFLLLIVVMALGAPALAAITGHGPDEFDPSAINTDLGGLPKGALGGISAEHWFGVEPGNGRDILARIAYGARVSILIALSATFLTTLLGVVLGMLAGFFRGWIDQGISRFMDFLMAFPALIFMIAILSSLPSGNRSVLLVVVISVFGWPYLARVIRGQTMTLVNREFVEAARASGASTAALVFREILPNLRNSLIVMTTLAVPGYIGTEAGLSFLGVGVAPPTPSWGQMISSSVGWYAVDPMYFAIPGVFLFLTVLSLTVLGDRVRAAIDSGEAS; this is encoded by the coding sequence ATGTCCACCACCGCACCCATACGCCGTGTCACATCCGGCCCTGAGGCGGGCGCACAAGGCCCACCCACCTGGGCGGGTCGCCGTGTCCTGCACACCTTGCTGCATGACCGGGGAGCCGTGCTCAGCGCCGGCTTTCTGCTGCTCATCGTGGTGATGGCGCTCGGCGCGCCCGCCCTCGCCGCCATCACCGGCCACGGCCCCGACGAGTTCGACCCCTCCGCCATCAACACCGACCTCGGGGGGCTGCCCAAGGGAGCACTCGGCGGCATCAGTGCCGAACACTGGTTCGGTGTCGAACCGGGGAACGGCCGTGACATCCTGGCCCGCATCGCCTACGGCGCCCGCGTCTCGATCCTCATCGCGCTGTCGGCCACCTTTCTGACCACGCTGCTCGGAGTGGTCCTGGGCATGCTGGCCGGATTCTTCAGGGGCTGGATCGACCAGGGGATCTCTCGGTTCATGGACTTCCTGATGGCCTTTCCCGCACTGATCTTCATGATCGCGATCCTGTCGTCGCTGCCGAGCGGCAACCGGTCGGTCCTGCTGGTCGTGGTGATCAGCGTCTTCGGCTGGCCGTATCTGGCGCGGGTGATCCGCGGGCAGACGATGACCCTGGTGAACCGGGAGTTCGTGGAGGCGGCCAGGGCCTCGGGCGCCTCCACAGCCGCGCTGGTGTTCCGGGAGATCCTGCCCAACCTGCGCAACTCGCTCATCGTCATGACCACGCTGGCCGTCCCCGGCTACATCGGCACCGAGGCGGGCCTGTCCTTCCTCGGCGTCGGCGTTGCCCCGCCGACACCCTCGTGGGGTCAGATGATCTCCAGTTCGGTCGGCTGGTACGCGGTGGACCCCATGTACTTCGCGATCCCCGGCGTGTTCCTGTTCCTCACCGTGCTGTCGCTGACCGTACTCGGCGACCGGGTGCGCGCAGCCATTGACTCGGGGGAGGCGTCCTGA
- a CDS encoding ABC transporter permease, whose protein sequence is MARYIAGRIAGVLVILFLVCLFTFVIFFKLSPDPALMICGKTCTPGRIDQIRTMLGLDEPFPTQFWHFLSGLFAGRDYGTGVGLTHCPAPCLGYSFQTNQPVWEMILQRLPVSATVAIGAAALWLLVGVGAGLLSAVKEGTWWDRGVMGLALGGSSIPNYVLALALQYVLVVQLQILPFPSAVSLSEDPVRWFQSYLMPWIVLATGYACLYARLTRSNVIDTLAENFMRTARAKGLSPVLTMRRHALRPALTPVTTIFGMDFAALLGGALITETVFGLNGVGKMAADSIAKNDQPVIMAVTLLAAFFVVMGNVVVDLVYTALDPRVRIAAK, encoded by the coding sequence ATGGCCCGCTATATCGCGGGACGGATTGCCGGTGTGCTGGTGATCCTCTTCCTGGTCTGCCTGTTCACCTTTGTGATCTTCTTCAAGCTGTCGCCCGATCCGGCGCTCATGATCTGCGGCAAGACCTGCACCCCGGGGCGGATCGACCAGATCCGTACCATGCTCGGGCTCGACGAGCCGTTCCCCACCCAGTTCTGGCACTTCCTGAGCGGCCTGTTCGCCGGCCGCGACTACGGGACGGGTGTCGGCCTGACCCACTGTCCGGCGCCGTGCCTGGGCTACAGCTTCCAGACCAATCAGCCGGTGTGGGAGATGATCCTGCAGCGGCTGCCGGTCAGCGCCACCGTGGCGATCGGCGCGGCGGCGCTGTGGCTGCTGGTCGGGGTCGGCGCCGGCCTGCTGAGCGCGGTCAAGGAGGGAACGTGGTGGGACCGTGGCGTCATGGGCCTGGCGCTGGGCGGCTCCAGCATTCCCAACTACGTGCTCGCCCTCGCGTTGCAGTACGTACTGGTCGTCCAGCTTCAGATTCTGCCGTTCCCCTCGGCCGTCTCCCTCTCCGAGGACCCGGTGCGCTGGTTCCAGTCGTACCTCATGCCGTGGATCGTGCTGGCCACCGGGTACGCCTGCCTGTACGCACGGCTGACCCGGTCCAACGTGATCGACACGTTGGCCGAGAACTTCATGCGCACCGCCCGCGCCAAGGGGCTGAGCCCGGTGCTCACCATGCGCCGGCACGCGTTGCGTCCCGCGCTCACCCCGGTCACCACGATCTTCGGGATGGACTTCGCCGCGCTGCTGGGCGGTGCCCTGATCACCGAGACCGTCTTCGGACTCAACGGGGTCGGCAAAATGGCCGCCGACTCGATCGCCAAGAACGACCAGCCGGTGATCATGGCGGTGACCCTGCTGGCGGCCTTCTTCGTGGTGATGGGAAACGTCGTGGTCGACCTCGTCTATACAGCTCTGGACCCGAGAGTGAGGATCGCGGCGAAATGA
- a CDS encoding ABC transporter ATP-binding protein produces the protein MSDLLVVEDLTVTFPTTRGPVDVVRGAAFTLAAGETIGIVGESGSGKSMTSLAIMGLLPKGARTSGSIRLDDAELLGRSDREMRTIRGDRISMIFQDPLSSLNPYYTVGLQIEEMYRAHRGGSRRAARKIAIEALEQVGIPEPGKRVDHYPHQFSGGQRQRIMIAMALVCSPALLIADEPTTALDVTVQAQILRLLADLQRETGTGMVFITHDLAVISSIATRVLVMCRGEQVEYGTAEQVFAEPRHPYTRMLLESIPRIDDEVMS, from the coding sequence ATGAGCGACCTGCTTGTCGTTGAGGACCTCACGGTCACCTTCCCCACCACACGGGGCCCTGTGGACGTCGTCCGGGGGGCCGCCTTCACCCTGGCGGCAGGCGAGACCATCGGGATCGTCGGCGAGTCCGGCTCCGGAAAGTCCATGACCAGCCTCGCGATCATGGGCCTGCTCCCCAAGGGCGCCAGGACAAGCGGCAGCATCCGGCTCGACGACGCCGAGTTGCTGGGCCGCAGCGACCGCGAGATGCGCACGATCCGCGGCGACCGGATCTCCATGATCTTCCAGGATCCGCTGTCGTCGCTGAACCCGTACTACACGGTGGGCCTGCAGATCGAGGAGATGTACCGGGCGCACCGGGGTGGCTCCCGCCGTGCCGCGCGGAAGATCGCGATCGAGGCCCTGGAGCAGGTGGGCATTCCGGAGCCGGGCAAGCGGGTGGACCACTACCCACACCAGTTCTCCGGTGGGCAGCGACAGCGCATCATGATCGCCATGGCGCTGGTCTGCTCTCCCGCCCTGCTCATCGCCGACGAGCCGACGACCGCGCTGGATGTGACCGTACAGGCGCAGATCCTCCGCCTCCTGGCGGACCTGCAGCGTGAGACCGGCACTGGAATGGTCTTCATCACCCACGACCTGGCGGTGATCAGCTCGATCGCCACCCGGGTCCTGGTGATGTGCCGCGGCGAACAGGTCGAGTACGGCACGGCCGAGCAGGTCTTCGCCGAGCCCCGGCACCCCTACACCCGGATGCTGCTGGAGAGCATCCCGCGCATCGACGACGAGGTGATGTCATGA
- a CDS encoding ABC transporter ATP-binding protein, producing the protein MSEPLLRAGELTKRYTGRGPLGRKSEFTAVDRVSFEVAPGETLAVVGESGSGKSTTARMVARLIEPTAGTLEFEGADITRAKGAALARYRSSVQVVFQDPYSSLNPRHTVERILMAPLMYQGLEPKGGRRAYTKELMERVGLDPDHSQRYPRQFSGGQAQRIGIARALAVNPKLVICDEAVSALDVSVQAQVIELLLRLQQESGFSYVFIAHDLAVVRQIAHRVAVMSKGRIIEQGPCAQVFTSPQDPYTQTLLAAIPRINPEWDRRRREYERTATG; encoded by the coding sequence ATGAGCGAACCGCTGCTGCGGGCCGGGGAGCTGACCAAGCGGTACACCGGCCGGGGTCCGCTGGGCCGTAAGAGCGAGTTCACCGCGGTCGACCGCGTCAGCTTCGAGGTCGCCCCGGGCGAGACACTGGCCGTGGTGGGCGAGTCGGGCAGCGGCAAGTCCACCACCGCCCGCATGGTCGCCAGGCTCATCGAGCCGACTGCCGGCACGCTGGAGTTCGAGGGAGCGGACATCACCCGCGCGAAGGGGGCCGCGCTGGCCCGCTACCGCAGCAGCGTGCAGGTCGTCTTCCAGGATCCCTACTCCTCGCTCAACCCGCGGCACACCGTGGAGCGCATCCTGATGGCGCCCCTGATGTACCAGGGGCTCGAGCCCAAGGGCGGCAGGCGGGCCTACACCAAGGAGCTGATGGAACGGGTCGGCCTCGATCCCGACCACTCTCAGCGCTATCCCCGCCAGTTCTCCGGCGGCCAGGCCCAGCGGATCGGCATCGCCCGTGCGCTGGCCGTCAACCCCAAGCTGGTGATCTGTGACGAGGCGGTCTCGGCCCTGGACGTCTCGGTGCAGGCGCAGGTGATCGAGCTGCTGCTGCGGCTCCAGCAGGAGAGCGGCTTCAGCTACGTCTTCATCGCCCACGACCTCGCCGTGGTCCGCCAGATCGCCCATCGGGTGGCGGTCATGAGCAAGGGCCGGATCATCGAGCAGGGTCCGTGCGCTCAGGTCTTCACCAGCCCTCAGGACCCGTACACCCAGACCCTGCTGGCCGCGATACCCCGGATCAACCCGGAGTGGGACCGCCGGCGGCGCGAGTACGAAAGGACAGCCACCGGTTGA
- a CDS encoding alpha/beta fold hydrolase — MHVREHVEEVPLDWSDPADPGRITVFARELVDPVRAGEDLPYLLYLQGGPGGKGPRPLTPTGWIGQALKTHRVILLDQRGTGRSSRMHGRTMRAFGDARRAADHLACFRADSIVADAEHLRKNVFGGRRWTTLGQSYGGFLTMTYLSKASEGLSACYVTGGLPALEPDAAEVYRRTYPRVEAKNAEFYRRYPHHVELVGRIADRLAAGDVLLPDGDVLTVRRLQSLGIDFGMKPGYERMHWLLDEALHGDEVTEVFLHQVLARSSYSDNPLFAVLQESIYGSGKGATAWAAERERAAHPQFAETARPLLFTGEMIYPWMFEEIRCLRPFRAAVELLAEHEDWPALYDLGRLAANEVPVAAAVYYDDMYVDAGLQLETAARVGNTQVWVTNEYEHDGIGDDRVFARLTELVRAIGGGIESE, encoded by the coding sequence ATGCACGTGCGCGAGCATGTCGAAGAGGTCCCACTCGACTGGTCCGATCCCGCCGACCCGGGCAGGATCACGGTCTTCGCCCGGGAGCTGGTCGACCCTGTGCGGGCCGGGGAGGACCTGCCGTACCTGCTGTACCTGCAGGGCGGGCCGGGCGGCAAGGGTCCCAGGCCGCTCACACCGACCGGCTGGATCGGCCAGGCGCTGAAAACCCACCGGGTGATCCTGCTGGACCAGCGCGGCACGGGCCGCAGCTCCCGAATGCACGGGCGCACGATGCGTGCCTTCGGCGACGCCCGGCGGGCCGCCGACCACCTGGCCTGCTTCCGGGCCGACTCGATCGTGGCCGATGCCGAGCACCTGCGCAAGAACGTCTTCGGCGGTAGGCGCTGGACGACTCTGGGCCAGTCCTACGGCGGCTTTCTCACCATGACCTACCTGTCCAAGGCGTCCGAGGGCCTGAGCGCGTGCTACGTCACCGGTGGCCTGCCCGCTCTGGAGCCGGACGCGGCGGAGGTCTACCGGCGCACCTATCCGCGGGTCGAGGCGAAGAACGCCGAGTTCTACCGGCGCTATCCGCACCACGTGGAGCTGGTCGGCAGGATCGCGGACCGGCTGGCCGCCGGTGATGTGCTGCTGCCCGACGGGGACGTGCTCACGGTACGGCGGCTGCAGTCGCTCGGTATCGACTTCGGGATGAAGCCGGGATACGAGCGCATGCACTGGCTGCTGGACGAAGCGCTCCATGGTGACGAGGTGACAGAGGTCTTCCTGCACCAGGTGCTCGCTCGCTCCTCCTACAGCGACAACCCGCTCTTCGCCGTACTGCAGGAGAGCATTTACGGCTCGGGCAAGGGCGCCACCGCCTGGGCTGCCGAGCGGGAGCGCGCCGCACATCCGCAGTTCGCCGAGACGGCCAGGCCGCTGCTGTTCACCGGCGAGATGATCTATCCCTGGATGTTCGAGGAGATCCGCTGCCTGCGGCCGTTCCGTGCCGCCGTCGAGCTGCTCGCCGAGCACGAGGACTGGCCGGCGCTGTACGACCTCGGCCGGCTGGCCGCGAACGAGGTCCCCGTGGCCGCCGCCGTGTACTACGACGACATGTACGTCGACGCGGGCCTGCAGCTGGAGACGGCCGCCCGCGTTGGCAACACCCAAGTCTGGGTCACCAACGAATACGAGCATGACGGCATCGGGGACGACCGAGTCTTCGCCCGGCTGACCGAGCTCGTCCGCGCCATCGGAGGAGGCATCGAAAGTGAGTGA
- a CDS encoding aminopeptidase P family protein gives MSEGKLPRLAEIPAFIEYMGQGWGTPDRIPSVVPGAARAAAAHRDRLRTALPGRTVVVAAGTAPVRSNDCFYDFRVDSDFYWLTGCAVEQAVVVVGESRATLFLPPPAYPGETGFFADAAHGELWVGAAPSLADWSAALDIEVLPLDRLEGVLVGLAAPMYGGPGWEEPSEELGRVLAEFRMIKDEWEIGQLREAVDRTVEGFAAVLRELPTAVAGAGERWLQGTFDRYARTYGNGPGYASIVGSGKHAPTLHWVRCDGPVLPDELLLLDMGVEVASHYTADVTRTFPASGRFSPIQRQVHDLVERAHRAALAQVAPGRRFTDFHHAAMEVVAQGLHDWGLLPVSVDEALSEKGQHHRRYLVCGIGHHLGLDVHDCARSSTEAYQGAAMAPGMVLTVEPGLYFHAHDLTVPPELRGIGVRIEDDLLVTEGGAEILSGALPLDTEGLEQWMENTAT, from the coding sequence GTGAGTGAGGGCAAGCTGCCCCGGCTGGCGGAAATCCCCGCCTTCATCGAGTACATGGGACAGGGCTGGGGCACACCGGACCGCATCCCGTCCGTCGTGCCGGGAGCCGCCCGCGCGGCGGCTGCGCACCGCGACCGGCTGCGCACCGCGCTGCCCGGCCGGACGGTCGTGGTCGCCGCCGGGACGGCCCCGGTCCGCAGCAACGACTGCTTCTACGACTTCCGCGTCGACAGCGACTTCTACTGGCTGACCGGGTGCGCCGTGGAGCAGGCCGTGGTGGTGGTCGGTGAGAGCCGCGCGACCCTCTTCCTGCCGCCGCCGGCCTACCCGGGCGAGACGGGGTTCTTCGCCGACGCCGCCCACGGCGAGCTGTGGGTGGGCGCGGCACCCTCGTTGGCCGACTGGTCGGCGGCGCTGGACATCGAGGTGCTGCCGCTGGACCGGCTGGAGGGCGTACTCGTGGGCCTGGCCGCGCCGATGTACGGAGGACCGGGCTGGGAGGAGCCCTCCGAGGAACTCGGCCGGGTGCTGGCCGAGTTCCGCATGATCAAGGACGAGTGGGAGATCGGCCAGCTGCGCGAGGCCGTGGACAGGACGGTCGAGGGCTTCGCCGCGGTGCTCAGGGAGCTCCCCACCGCGGTGGCCGGAGCGGGCGAGCGCTGGCTGCAGGGGACATTCGACCGCTATGCGAGGACGTACGGCAACGGTCCCGGCTACGCCAGCATCGTGGGCAGCGGCAAGCACGCGCCCACCCTGCACTGGGTCCGCTGCGACGGTCCCGTGCTGCCGGACGAACTCCTGCTCCTCGACATGGGCGTGGAGGTCGCCAGCCACTACACGGCTGACGTCACCCGGACATTCCCGGCCTCAGGCCGCTTTTCCCCGATCCAGCGCCAGGTGCACGACCTGGTGGAAAGGGCCCACCGGGCGGCCCTTGCCCAGGTGGCGCCGGGGCGCCGGTTCACCGATTTCCACCATGCGGCCATGGAGGTCGTCGCCCAGGGACTGCACGACTGGGGGCTACTTCCTGTCTCGGTCGATGAGGCCCTCTCGGAGAAGGGTCAGCACCACCGCCGGTACCTGGTCTGCGGCATCGGCCACCACCTGGGCCTGGACGTGCACGACTGCGCCCGGTCCAGTACCGAGGCCTACCAGGGCGCCGCGATGGCACCGGGCATGGTGCTGACCGTGGAGCCGGGCCTCTACTTCCACGCCCACGACCTGACCGTGCCGCCGGAACTGCGGGGTATAGGGGTGCGCATCGAGGACGACCTCCTGGTCACGGAGGGCGGCGCGGAGATCCTTTCGGGCGCTCTGCCGCTGGACACCGAGGGCCTGGAGCAGTGGATGGAAAATACCGCAACGTGA
- a CDS encoding dihydrodipicolinate synthase family protein, translating to MTTPARPWHGVHVATALPFNADLSIDYDGYAEHVRFLAANGCDGVCPNGSLGEYQTLSDEERARVVRTAIEAAPEGFGVMPGVAAYGALQARRWAEQAAEAGASSVLLLPPNTYRADRRTVVEHYREAAKAGLPIVAYNNPIDTKVDLTPDLLAELHHEGLVVAVKEFTGDVRRAYEIAELAPGLDILIGSDDVLLEVGLAGAVGWIAGYPNAIPRSTVELYRLATSGDPADIARALPIYRDLHPLLRWDSKTEFVQSIKLSMDLAGRKGGACRPPRTALSPEVATRITRDTEAVLAKGYK from the coding sequence ATGACCACCCCAGCGCGTCCGTGGCACGGTGTGCACGTCGCAACGGCGCTGCCCTTCAACGCCGACCTGTCCATCGACTACGACGGATACGCCGAGCACGTACGGTTCCTCGCCGCCAACGGCTGCGACGGAGTCTGCCCCAACGGCTCCCTGGGCGAATACCAGACCCTGTCGGACGAGGAGCGCGCCCGCGTCGTGCGCACCGCGATCGAGGCCGCCCCCGAGGGCTTCGGCGTCATGCCGGGTGTGGCGGCCTACGGCGCGCTGCAGGCCCGCCGCTGGGCCGAGCAGGCGGCCGAAGCCGGCGCGTCCTCCGTTCTGCTGCTGCCGCCCAACACCTACCGCGCCGACCGGCGGACCGTTGTCGAGCACTACCGTGAGGCGGCCAAGGCGGGCCTGCCGATCGTCGCCTACAACAACCCCATCGACACCAAGGTCGACCTCACCCCGGACCTGCTTGCCGAGCTCCACCACGAGGGTCTGGTCGTAGCGGTCAAGGAGTTCACCGGCGACGTCCGCAGGGCGTACGAAATCGCCGAGCTGGCCCCCGGCCTGGACATCCTCATCGGCTCCGACGACGTGCTGCTGGAGGTGGGCCTGGCCGGCGCCGTCGGCTGGATCGCCGGATACCCCAACGCGATCCCGCGGAGCACGGTGGAGCTCTACCGCCTGGCCACCTCCGGCGACCCGGCCGACATCGCCCGCGCGCTGCCGATCTACCGCGATCTGCACCCACTGCTGCGCTGGGACTCCAAGACCGAGTTCGTCCAGTCCATCAAGCTGTCGATGGATCTCGCCGGACGCAAGGGCGGTGCCTGCCGCCCGCCACGCACCGCGCTCTCCCCGGAGGTCGCCACCCGGATCACCCGCGACACCGAGGCCGTCCTCGCGAAGGGCTACAAGTGA